AACTCAGCCTAGATGTCGAAAAGGTTAGTAAAACCGTCAAAACTACACAGCAATCAGGCTAAGCTGAACGTGCCATTCCGTGATCTTGCCACTCAATATTCAGACGACAAATCTGTCAAACACACCCGTATCTGCAGCCAAAAAATTGAATAAACAGCCAAAAATTCTACACCACTCCTACGTTTCCCAATCATCCCTGAATGCGCGATACATGAGAGCTCGCTTCAAAGGGATGGATATCTGACCCATGCGAATTGCGCCCGGGCAACGGTAATCTAAGCTCAGCTTCAGGATCCTCGAGAACGAGCCTCGGTGACGTACGCCGGACGCCTTTAGGCCAAACAATAGTTGAATCACCAAGCGTGGTAAATAATTGGTGAAGAGCACTGATCGTATGGCATAAATGTGCGTATCCCCGGCTCTTCCGCGTGAATTTGTGCTGAGGTTGATAAATGATCCCAATGTCCTGCTCCCTTCACATGAAAGCTTATTGGAGTCATGAACGCTAGACATTCAACTCCGGACGAGCCGCTTGATCCAATATTACATAAGTATCAAACCGCAGAGCTCATGCCTCATCCATCAGCCGCCCAATTAAAGAGCAACCAAGAGGCCTAGGCATCCCTAGCCGGGCGAGTCATAACCGAACTCGGGCCATGTGCTAACCTCCGCGAGTGTCCTATTATAGAATAGAATGACAAACACGTAGCAAAAGCTTGCCAGGTAATGCATACTCGTGTTCTGATCCATGTACTTCCATTTGGGTGACTAGGCGAATTCTTAGCAAGCACAATAGCTCATACCGAGACCATATTCTGGAACCATCTTCATAGCTCGTCTCTTTGCCCCATATTCAGTTCTTTCCGAGAGTCGTATCGATAAGTCTCCGATTTCCGTTGTTCAGGTAAATATTGATAGTGTATATATCACCCAGAGCTCCTATCCGTCATCCCGTAAGTGTCCGGAAAGGGCTCCTCTACAAATTTCCGACAGTTACCGAGCTGGATGGCAACCTTCGTATATAACTTATCTACCATCTAGGGGGGTCGAGAAGGCAAAAAAGGACCGGTGTATAGGCTCGTTCCTTTATTTGCTTAGGCTCTGAAACTTATCCGACGAGCTGAGTTGTCCGATTATGGACTGGTGAGTCCGGCGGCTCCTTGCTAGCGATTACTATTCATGAAGAGATTCCAACGTCATTATGACTTCAGAGAGCGAATGAAAGCACAGTATCCAAGGCGTCTCGATATAGCTGAGCATGGGGTTACCAAGAGATGGGTAAAATCGCAAGGGCAAAGTGTCAGAGGCATAGCCGAGTGGGTTATGATCACATTCAATAGACCTAAATATGAGCGTTTGTTTCTCATAACCCTCAAGCATTCAGGGTCGCTAAAAGCTCCaggcaaaaaaaaaagtccaGCAAAGTGCAACCATGGTTGAGAGTAGGTATTCGTAGACAGTGCCAGATGTTATCAAGTTATTGTGAGCCAACTTCCGAGACAAAGGATAACAGCACATGAAAGAGTCATTAAAATGACAACGGCCACCAATCATAAATTAAACAAGCTGTCACTTCGAGTTTTGCCATAATCGTTTTCATGTTTTTGCTGCCAATCACGTGTACACGACTTGATTTCAGGAAATCATTTTCCTATTTCGGACAACCACAGCCTTGTGCTCTTCTTGAAGTAGCTTTACCCGTTCTCGACAAGGAACAGCCTTCGATAATTATTGCTGTCAAGATTCTTGAAATTACTGCGAACACAGGTTGAGATTTACATCTGCTTGCTCATCCTCCAGTTCCTGTGCCATAGGATTCGAGTTGGCAGGCGCGGAATAAAAGCTGTTAGCAGGGAACCAAGTTGACGCGCAGCCTTGGTCCAGTGATGGAATTCGGTTATGCGCGTTGTAAAGACATCGAACTCGCGTAGTCGGTGCGCATTGCCATTCATTATCTTCCTACTACGCCCTCCCATGCTGAAATCACTTTCCAAAGTTTCAACTGTTCGATTtaatcatcatcatcatcatcacaGCTGGAAGCCTGGCTCCAGTAAATATAAATGCATGCGTTAATACAATTTGCGACCTCGTGGGTCTCCCAGGTAGGATGAGCTATATAGAGCCCAGAATTCAATATGGGCGCGACTAATTGCCAAAACACTCCGTAGACGCCCTATCTAAAAGTCTCTCAATCCCGATTAATTTCATCAGAGGGTGCTCTTACCAAATGTTCAAGTATTTAGAGCGTACAAAAAAGGGAAATAGATCCTAGTACTGCAGATCCGTAGTAGTCGTGAAGGGTGCATTGCAATAACTCACAAGAATACTCTTACAAATGATAACCAGACGAAATGCGCACCATCTCTAGGAAGCAATTTTACATAGCGTCTATGCTCATGTCTCCTATTCCTACTCCTTCCccctcttccccttcctccccttctcCTTCCTCTGTTCATCACTTTTGCGGAGTTTAAGCCCGTCATCTTTTGCCTTTCCCTGAATCTCATGATTTCCTTCCTTCCAACCCGGCCAAGCTTGGACACACTCGTGCGCAACCCGAATTCCCAACCCATCGAGTATCTGCCGACCATGCTCTATCCATGCGCGCATCAAGGGGGGCGAACTAAACCACTGGGGCATTTCGCTATAGATTCGAGGTTGCTGACTTGGCTCGAATGGAGGGTCGGGCTCATGCTTGACAACAGAAGCGTCCATCCGACTCGCTAATCGGGCCGATAAACTCGACCCTGCTAAGATCGACTCGGGTAAACTCGTTAGACTTCGAGTGGGAGTAGTTGTAGTAGTAGGAGGGGAAGGTGAAGAAGGCCGTATTCGCCCATCCCACATTTCACGCGCGTCGAGTTTCGCACCCGGGCCGGCCCATACCCTCCCCGTTCGGTTCCATTCGTCGAAAGGTACATCTGTGGTCCGCATCTCTGAAAGGATCCCAACCACTGCAATGAGCGATTCGTCTACGTTCTCGAATCCTGAAGTTAATGCATCGGCGTCGGCTCGGAGTTCTGCAGAACCGTACGTAGGAAGGGCGAGATGGTTGTTGGGCTGGAGACGAGACTTGTGTACCGAGTCGTCTAGGAGTATCGTGTCCCTCGGGCCGTGTATAACCCGGTCCCCCTGGTGAACCTGGGCCATCCTCAACCAAAGCTGTCTCAAGTCTTTGGTCGTGCGCACGTTGTGGTCTGGACGAAATGTTCCGTGACGATAAGCACGCTCTAGCCCAGTCAGCCCAGGCAAAGCGGGGTTTCATATGATACGCACTGAACTGTCGATCGGTGAGCTGCATATCCTCGCGCGCGAGTACAATGTCCGGCTTCTTCCCAGTCCATGCGCGTTCGACCATAACGTCGACGTTTGCTCGTCGTGCAGAGCTCCAGACTGCGACATCGAGAGACATGGATGGATGGGAGATGTACTGGAGAAAGGTGCCAAGGTACGGCCGGATATAGACATGGGAGGAGTGGCCAGAGTTGGTGCGTCGGCGGTGAAGAAGAGTGCCGTTCAGATCGAGTACGAGGAGACATCGTTTGGCGGCCGGAAGGGATGTGAATGCAGGGATGTGCATGCGCTCGTCGAACGGGGCATCGACGAGCTCCTGCTATTCCCATCAGTCCACAGTGTCGTGCACGAAAATATTTCAGCAACTCACCTCTTGATTGTCCTCACTCAATTTTACTAATTTTGTAGCTACACAGTATGGTCAGTTTCGGGCTATTCCAGCCCAATGCACACAAAATTCAGACCCTCGATCCTCGTGAAATTGGAACCTCAGGACTGGCAGATCGGTGGGTGTGGGAGCAGTCACGTGCACCAAAAAGTGCACCCGCTGACTCAGCGTAGAGATACGAGACAAAACTCCAGCTGCCTTTTGCTAGGGAGCCTAAGCTGAATAGTTACAGCATGCGAACTCGCACCAACCCAATCCAAATGGGTATCCTCGATTTGGCAGTTGAAGGCATTAGTGCGTGTATATGGCAAGGTGTATCTGAAGTCGAGTTGCTATGACCCCATCTACTCATATTCATATTTAGGAACAATATAGGCCCGGGGTATGGTAGACTTAGCAGTTTCACGGATTACGAGACGTCGGTCGGAGCAAAGCAGTCCATTATGAACAACCCAGAATCAGGCTACAAATCCATACAGTACAACACAGCTAGACAAATTTTTTGGAATGGAAAGGAAAATAATCCTTCATCGACGGTCCTCATACCTTCCGCCACGTCCATCATCATAGCGGTAGCGATCGCGGCGCTCATCTATTGGATTGTTCAATTCTCAAGCTCTACTAGATAGCTTTAAAAACTTACAGTAGCGGTCATCGCGGTAACGATCACGATCGTCTCGGTAGCGGTCCCGCTCATCATAGCGCCTGTCATCGCGAGCGTCGTATCGGTCGCGCGAGTATCTACTATCAAATTCACGAGGACTGTAAATGAAATATTAGTACCGACTCGGGTTTAAGAAAGCAAAAACAAAGAAACTTACTAGTATGGCCTCTCAGCAGCATATCGGTCCTCCCTGTATCCGCCATACCCACGATCATCACGGCGTGCGGTGCCCAGGTATTTTCCAGGAGTAGGAGTACGAGCACGTCCGCGACGAGCCTACAGTCTAGTTAGTGACAAGTTATTGGCTACATCAAGTACACTAACCTTCTCAACCGTGATAGGCTTGCCAGCAAGTTCCGAGTTGTGCAAACCGGCAATGGCAGCTTCGGCCTCTTCAACAGTGTCCATTGTGACGAACGCAAACCCACGAGATTCACGCGAGTGAGGGTCGTAAACAACAGAAGCCTTGGCAACCTGCACCCGAAGTCAGATTCAACATTTGATCATGTCACAAGTCTAACGAACCTTGCCAAATTTTCCAAAGGCATCCTCTAGCATCCTGTTGTCGACTCGGCTAGAGAGACCAGAGACGTGGATATTGTTTCCGGGGTTCAGATTAACCGGACCGTTGGCGTTGGACCTAGAAAACTATTGAGACAGAGATAGAGGACTGGCAGCATAGCACACACCTTCCTCGGTCTTCGCCACTGCGTCCAGGGCTGCGACTGCGATCACGCTGGCGCTCCCGATCGGCATGAGGGGGAGGCGAACGATCAGCGCGGGTGCCGTTCCAGCCGTCGGCGGCAGGAGCAGTGGTGTCGGAAGGAGCAGGCCAGGCTGATTAGGTGAGGTGGGCGAAAGGTGAGTTGGTGCTGCAGTTCAACAATAGATATGCCGAAAAGTAGGCCGGAAAAGCGAAGCGAAAACGCGTCGGAAAATTGACGCTGAGGCCATTGTAGAGGAGACGATATGTGCGACCTTGGGTCGTAGTACAATGGTGGGATGGCAGAATCGCATCGCGAGTGCAATAGACGTCGTGGCTATGTTGTACAAGGCTCCAGCCGACAGGACACTCGTTGCGAAAGAGACATTGCCGCGGCTGTGTTGACTGACGTACCGTCGGTCATATCTTGATTCTTGGTTCTTCTGTGTTTGTGTTCGAGTACAGATGAGGTCGTCGTTGAGAGTTTCTCAACTCGGCGTAACGCCACTGTTTTGTAaccgcgcacagaccacagcGCTTGGCGCTAATCAGGGACAACCTACGCTATATTCCCTCGCAATCAGAATTTTTGAGGTGTTCATTCAATCGTCAGTCTAGTGTTTCATATATTGTGATTAAAGCAAGAGATGAAATGTCTGTGCTGCAATTATTCTATGGATTTATCGACTAATTATGCTAATAGGTTACTCGCCTATCATCGCCGGCAACAGCATAAATCTCGCttatgagaacaagagggACATTAGGGCCGGCCCTAAACTCGTTCCCAAATCCCATCGCCTGCACACATCTAAAATCTGACGTTGACCGCCGGCATCTACCCACCCCAACCAACGCATAATGAACGCTCGGATGATTGCCCGTTCTTTGCGCCCCATTGCGCGCACTGCCACCCCTGTTGTGCGCATGGGCAGCGTACGAGCCATGAGCGGCAGCCATGCCCACGAAAACGAGTCGTTTGAGAGCTTCTCGGCCCGCTACGAGCAGTTCTTTGGGCAGGTCCAGGACTTGTTCGAGCTCCAGCGTGGACTCAACAACTGCTTTGCGTACGATCTCGTTCCGAGTAAGCTTCATTTGCAGATGGTTACGAGATGATACTGATATCGAGCTAGGCACCGGTGTTATCGAGGCTGCCCTCCGTGCTGCTCGCCGTGTAAACGACTACTCTACTGCGGTCCGCATCTTTGAGGGTATCAGGGAAAAGGTAGAGAACAAGGGCCAGTACGAGGCTTACCTTAACGAACTCAAGGGTGTTCGGGAAGAACTTGGTTCGTCCACTTTCACATGCCCCTAACCATATTCTCATCCCTACCACCAGGTATCGACACAAAAGAGGAGCTCTATAGCTCGTAGATATGGACTATCCAAGTACTGTTGTAGATCATTGTGAGTATGGGATCGAACCCTAAACGCATTTAATCTGATGTTTTATGACCTACTAGACATCCTGCGTCTCGTCCATGTCCATAAGCTTGAAAAATTACATTGTTTTTCGTTTCTTTCTTGTTCATCCGCTAGCATCACCGCCAGAAACATTCCCTACTCCATTCCGACATTACCCGGCGATCAGTGACGGATTTGACCAGCGGCCAATTCTCTGGCCGAATTGATTCGCGCACAAAAAATCCACAATTGCTGCATGTGTAATGTGGGACACGAGGTGTGTGTTATAGCACGGAATAGTATAAATGCCCACAAGGCGCAATATACATGTGAGTGATTGCTTTCGGCGCTAAAGGTTGATTATCCTATAGCGCGAGCCGTATATGCACACCGACTTCCCCACGCATCACACCCTATCAACCTTTGCCAAAGTAGCTCTAGCCCCTGGTCACTTGCACCAACAGGCACTCCTGTGTCTCGAAGCACAAAATACTCCCTCCCAGAAGCGGTCACAACCATGGCTAACGTAGGATGAAGCGAGATTGGAATATGGACAGACTCGACCAGGTGATGTCTTTTGATTAAACCTTCAGCATTCGCCCATGTGTTGTGACCAGACTTACTCGGAAATGTATAGCCCTACTTGGTGTCTAGGCTTTCCGTTGGTAATATATGACGGAATTCCGGCGATATCTCCCGCCATATCTATTACAGTTCTATATTCTCCACTCACACTAAGATTGAAATGTCAATCACCTCCAGGGATTAGATCAAACTACTTACCTATTCGGCTCCACGGATGACAAGACATACTTGTGCGCCACGGACCTCAGCACCTCGTCCTCGAGGCTCAAGCTTCGCAACCAAAATGTGCTCACACCGGCTACGTACGACTCCCTATCTCCGCTGACGATCAAATCCTGTAAGCTCGATCCTGGGCTTAGCTCGCATGAGCTGATATAGGCTCTCCAATCCGCACGTAGGTCTCCAGGCTCGGATTCCAGGACTTCGATGTGTGGTCTGTTCTTGGCTACGCGTTGCCCGCTTATTCCTCGTTGTGGTGAGGGTTGGGCCAAGCCAATTACTTCACCTGTGTCATATAGGATGTGAAACCCCTTTAGTTTTCCTCCTGCTGAAGACCTCGTCGTAATTCTCCATATCTCATCCGGAACGATTTCCTCGGCTCCAATGACTTGGTCGACCGGATTGATCCATTTTTGGTCGTACTCGCTGTACCTTCTAGCAAGACTGAATACCACTCTCGTCGAAACGAATCTTAGAACAACATCAATCTGACGACCGTCATCTGGAGAGGTCCACATCCTCTGATCAACAGGCTCGAATCCCCTTTCGAAGCCAAGAACCTCGCGTTCATGTTCAAAGAACCGACCAAGCCATGATCCACGAAATGCATCGTATCGACTTTGAACTTCCAGTCGTCTCGCACGGAGGTACGCCCACATGTTCGTCGTCCTTGGCTCCTTGACCCGCTTGACGATTGAGTCGAGTCGAGTCCCGGAGAAGTCCCGATGCAGTGCATGTGTTGCGGATAGGTACACTATAGTACTGGTTTACTTGCGATTCGGAGCcgaagaagagtgctgcgcTGAGTTTCCTTACCTGCATATCTCCAGGCCTTGGACACCCTGATGCAAAGTCCCAACACTTCGCAATCTTTTATTCCGCTAAACACGACGCTCATCCGTTCGGCTTGCCGTCTACGCGCTGTGAATGGAGGCATTGAAATGAGCGGAAGATCTGGCGCGTAAAGGTCCCTATTTTCCTTGGAGGCCATGGCTGGTCCGGTTTCATTGGTTATCGTAGCTGGCCTAGGAGCAAGTTTGGGTGGGTTGATACAAGGAGCACGAAGAACAGTAGGTGGTTTGAATGATTTAGGACTATATGTTTGCGGTTTCCGTGGTTGTGGCTGGGGTTGAGCAACTTGGCTACTTGAGGTGTGGATATTTAAATTTGAGGCTGGTAAATGAATGCTGGTTACGAATGGTGGTGAAGTTGGTTGGACATTCGACTCGTGTGGCGCTGTGGCTGATGTACGATGAGCTGATTCGGGCTCTTTGGTGTGGATACAAATTGACCGAGGGGATATTGGGAGTATGCAGTCTGTCGAATCGTTATTGATTTGTATAGGACAAGGTTGATCTAAACGAATGTTATTGAAGTCCTTTTTTATCACTGTGGTACCATTTTGAGGGTCGGAATAATAGTTGTGGGGATCTTTTAATGGGGCGGTAACCTGGGGATCATCGGTGCGAGACGCTTGCTGGTCATTGCTAGTAATAATCTATACGGCCATTTGAGTAATTATAAGCCGTCTGTGAATAGCTATGCCCTACATTGGCTCTCCTCTCCTTTTTCTTCGCCGAACCTTTATCATCTTTATTATTCCTCGGTCGCTTCTTCGTAGTTGTTACAGCCTTTCCCGGTAAGCCCTCGTCTAATTCCTGCGGTCCAGGCTCTTCCACTATCTGGAGATGAGTTGATTTACCTTTCCGCACACCCAAGGTATCATTGACGATTACATCTGCTACTTTTGTCGATAATACTGGCTAATAGTGGGACCGAATGTATGCGAGGAAAGTGTGGATATTTGTTGGGTTCAGCACAGAATGTATACACGAACTTACCTGAGTTCCAGACGATGTGACATTAAAACCTTCACCATTTCCTTCGACGCTTGAACCGATGGCTCTGCAAACGGTACTGTATGCGTATCTGACTTCTATCAAGCTATTTTGTTCCAACCGGACGTACAAAAGTCTCTCAATTAAAAGCGGCTTAGAGAGTTTGGAGTATCCTGTTATTTTGAACTCTTTGCATTTTTCCTTTAATTTAGCGACGTTCAGTTTTGAAAGAGAGATGTGGTCCATTATGGTTGGCAAGATGGCGAATGAGAGAAGTACCAAGTCACGGGTACGAATTCAGTTGTGGTCACTATCAGTATCTACACCCCTACTCTCTGGATGCAGCAGTCTCTTCATACCCCTTTATGTTTTCGATAGATTCGTATTAAATTTGCAACTCAACCGCCCTATTGAACCCGCAACAATACCACATTTTACATTCCAGCGAACTCAACGCCTCCAACTCAACACTTGCAGTTTCCAGCGGCGCAGCTGCAGCTAAAATAATCAACATGTCAATCGATAATCGATTAAATAAACACACGAGGTCTCACTTATCGCCACAGCTGCAACTATTGTTACCACAGCCCCAGTCCTTGATATCAAAGTTGGCAGTCATAATCTTCGAAGTTAACATAGGTCAGTCAGAAGTACAGTAGCTCGTACACAGAAGGGCAGCCTAACTCACGATCAGGGATGAGTGCTTCTGGTTTGCGATTCAAGAGATGTAGGATAACTTCCATGCCTTAGGCTTTTAAATACATGTTTGACATTAGTTACTTAGAGTCGGCCGAAATCCGAGATTATCGCCTAAGTTATCGATTGACAGCTAGTGTCCTCGTGATACTGTACTCCGCCAGGATAGCTCCACTTGGGAAGGTCACTTACGTCCAGGGCCCGATTAGGACGGACATGTTTGTCTATGGTCACCTGTAATATATCTTCTATTTATTTAATTCAATCAGACTTGGGCTACCTTGCATTATACAACCAGGGGCACCAAATTGCAGAGGTAGCCTACTGAAACCGAAGCAAGTACTCTGGATTCAGCCGCCCAGATGACAGGGGTGTACGTATAGTACACATCTATCTGTTTTACGCCTTCTTGAGATAGACCCAGGGAAGACGGTCGATGGATATTTAAATGACCGTGATAAC
The Rhizoctonia solani chromosome 8, complete sequence DNA segment above includes these coding regions:
- a CDS encoding RNA recognition motif protein translates to MTDAWPAPSDTTAPAADGWNGTRADRSPPPHADRERQRDRSRSPGRSGEDRGRSNANGPVNLNPGNNIHVSGLSSRVDNRMLEDAFGKFGKVAKASVVYDPHSRESRGFAFVTMDTVEEAEAAIAGLHNSELAGKPITVEKARRGRARTPTPGKYLGTARRDDRGYGGYREDRYAAERPYYPREFDSRYSRDRYDARDDRRYDERDRYRDDRDRYRDDRYYERRDRYRYDDGRGGRYTLPYTRTNAFNCQIEDTHLDWQKAAGVLSRISTLSQRVHFLVHVTAPTPTDLPVLRFQFHEDRGSEFSTKLVKLSEDNQEELVDAPFDERMHIPAFTSLPAAKRCLLVLDLNGTLLHRRRTNSGHSSHVYIRPYLGTFLQYISHPSMSLDVAVWSSARRANVDVMVERAWTGKKPDIVLAREDMQLTDRQFKRAYRHGTFRPDHNVRTTKDLRQLWLRMAQVHQGDRVIHGPRDTILLDDSVHKSRLQPNNHLALPTYGSAELRADADALTSGFENVDESLIAVVGILSEMRTTDVPFDEWNRTGRVWAGPGAKLDAREMWDGRIRPSSPSPPTTTTTPTRSLTSLPESILAGSSLSARLASRMDASVVKHEPDPPFEPSQQPRIYSEMPQWFSSPPLMRAWIEHGRQILDGLGIRVAHECVQAWPGWKEGNHEIQGKAKDDGLKLRKSDEQRKEKGRKGKRGKE
- a CDS encoding cytochrome C oxidase subunit 5A, mitochondrial; the protein is MNARMIARSLRPIARTATPVVRMGSVRAMSGSHAHENESFESFSARYEQFFGQVQDLFELQRGLNNCFAYDLVPSTGVIEAALRAARRVNDYSTAVRIFEGIREKVENKGQYEAYLNELKGVREELGIDTKEELYSS
- a CDS encoding SAP domain protein; the encoded protein is MDHISLSKLNVAKLKEKCKEFKITGYSKLSKPLLIERLLAIGSSVEGNGEGFNVTSSGTQPVLSTKVADVIVNDTLGVRKGKSTHLQIVEEPGPQELDEGLPGKAVTTTKKRPRNNKDDKGSAKKKERRANIITSNDQQASRTDDPQVTAPLKDPHNYYSDPQNGTTVIKKDFNNIRLDQPCPIQINNDSTDCILPISPRSICIHTKEPESAHRTSATAPHESNVQPTSPPFVTSIHLPASNLNIHTSSSQVAQPQPQPRKPQTYSPKSFKPPTVLRAPCINPPKLAPRPATITNETGPAMASKENRDLYAPDLPLISMPPFTARRRQAERMSVVFSGIKDCEVLGLCIRVSKAWRYAVYLSATHALHRDFSGTRLDSIVKRVKEPRTTNMWAYLRARRLEVQSRYDAFRGSWLGRFFEHEREVLGFERGFEPVDQRMWTSPDDGRQIDVVLRFVSTRVVFSLARRYSEYDQKWINPVDQVIGAEEIVPDEIWRITTRSSAGGKLKGFHILYDTGEVIGLAQPSPQRGISGQRVAKNRPHIEVLESEPGDLRADWRAYISSCELSPGSSLQDLIVSGDRESYVAGVSTFWLRSLSLEDEVLRSVAHKYVLSSVEPNSVSGEYRTVIDMAGDIAGIPSYITNGKPRHQVGLYISEHHLVESVHIPISLHPTLAMVVTASGREYFVLRDTGVPVGASDQGLELLWQRLIGCDAWGSRCAYTARAIG